The following proteins come from a genomic window of Diorhabda carinulata isolate Delta chromosome X, icDioCari1.1, whole genome shotgun sequence:
- the LOC130902135 gene encoding solute carrier family 35 member F5 isoform X1 has protein sequence MENDDPMLTKSQRLVLGFLVLILVDVIWVSSSELTKYIYNNETFDKPFFCTYVKTSMFTLYLMGFLFWPTWKDSCSNPPNYVYLQSEEDDDNYINDMSCGSSLSNPVFIPVKTPDKENWERSSGTESDDSTVRSVRFNKLAEVRHMSENDATEALLARLSYQASMRASEIAKRAAIRLPVVRVAKIALIFCLLWFVANYTYQVALSETEAGIVNVLSSTSSLFTLVLASIFPSNKSDKFTLSKLVAVCLSITGIVLVSFSDLALESAKLPFGAVLSLFSAFFYATYIVFLKRKVDHEDKIGIPLFFGFVGLFNLILLWPFFFVLHYSKLETFEWPTREQLLLLFLNGLLGTVISEALWLWGCFLTSSLMATVAMSLTIPMTMLADVLLKEVPYPILFYTGTLPVLVAFLAVTILSHYENWDPVFELLQCAYQRVCKRSIIIRSRFKETPSEQTEALIGINSEHEA, from the exons TACATCTACAACAATGAAACATTtgataaaccatttttttgtacatatGTTAAAACATCAATGTTCACTCTGTACTTAATGGGTTTCCTCTTCTGGCCAACTTGGAAAGACAGTTGCTCCAATCCTCCTAATTATGTTTACTTGCAATCCGAAGAAGATGATGATAATTACATCAACGATATGAGCTGTGGAAGCAGCCTTAGTAATCCTGTCTTTATTCCTGTTAAAACACCAGATAAGGAAAATTGGGAGAGAAGCTCTGGAACAGAAAGTGATGACTCCACA gTTCGTTCAGTAAGATTCAATAAGTTAGCTGAAGTAAGGCACATGTCAGAAAATGATGCAACAGAAGCTTTACTTGCTAGGCTTTCATATCAAGCTAGTATGAGAGCTAGTGAAATAGCTAAAAGGGCAGCAATTCGTTTGCCTGTAGTGAGGGTAGCTAAGATTGctctcattttttgtttattg tggtttGTAGCCAACTACACATACCAAGTAGCCCTATCAGAAACAGAAGCTGGTATTGTGAATGTTTTGTCATCCACTTCTAGCTTGTTTACGCTAGTTCTTGCCTCAATTTTTCCATCAAACAAAAGCGATAAGTTCACGCTATCTAAACTTGTTGCAGTTTGCCTCAGTATTACTGGAATA gtATTGGTAAGCTTCTCAGACCTTGCACTCGAATCTGCCAAGCTGCCATTCGGAGCAGTTTTATCACTATTTAGCGCATTTTTCTATGCTACTTACATTGTGTTTCTCAAAAGAAAAGTAGATCATGAAGATAAAATAGGCATTCCACTATTTTTCG gcTTTGTGGGTTTGTTCAACCTCATTCTGCTATGGCCGTTTTTTTTCGTTTTACATTACAGTAAACTGGAAACGTTTGAATGGCCTACAAGGGAGCAGTTGCTACTGTTATTCTTGAATGGGTTATTAGGAACAGTTATATCAGAAGCACTCTGGTTATG gGGCTGCTTTTTAACGTCTTCTCTAATGGCAACTGTTGCCATGAGTCTGACAATACCTATGACAATGTTGGCAGATGTACTTTTAAAAGAAGTACCATACCCAATACTCTTTTATACGGGCACGTTACCTGTCCTTGTCGCCTTTCTAGCTGTTACTATTCTTTCTCATTATGAGAATTGGGACCCCGTATTTGAACTACTACAATGTGCCTATCAACGTGTATGCAAAAGGAGTATAATAATTCG TTCCAGATTCAAGGAAACTCCTTCTGAACAAACGGAAGCTCTAATAGGCATTAATAGTGAACATGAAGcataa
- the LOC130902135 gene encoding solute carrier family 35 member F5 isoform X2: MENDDPMLTKSQRLVLGFLVLILVDVIWVSSSELTKYIYNNETFDKPFFCTYVKTSMFTLYLMGFLFWPTWKDSCSNPPNYVYLQSEEDDDNYINDMSCGSSLSNPVFIPVKTPDKENWERSSGTESDDSTVRSVRFNKLAEVRHMSENDATEALLARLSYQASMRASEIAKRAAIRLPVVRVAKIALIFCLLWFVANYTYQVALSETEAGIVNVLSSTSSLFTLVLASIFPSNKSDKFTLSKLVAVCLSITGIVLVSFSDLALESAKLPFGAVLSLFSAFFYATYIVFLKRKVDHEDKIGIPLFFGFVGLFNLILLWPFFFVLHYSKLETFEWPTREQLLLLFLNGLLGTVISEALWLWGCFLTSSLMATVAMSLTIPMTMLADVLLKEVPYPILFYTGTLPVLVAFLAVTILSHYENWDPVFELLQCAYQRVCKRSIIIRFKETPSEQTEALIGINSEHEA, encoded by the exons TACATCTACAACAATGAAACATTtgataaaccatttttttgtacatatGTTAAAACATCAATGTTCACTCTGTACTTAATGGGTTTCCTCTTCTGGCCAACTTGGAAAGACAGTTGCTCCAATCCTCCTAATTATGTTTACTTGCAATCCGAAGAAGATGATGATAATTACATCAACGATATGAGCTGTGGAAGCAGCCTTAGTAATCCTGTCTTTATTCCTGTTAAAACACCAGATAAGGAAAATTGGGAGAGAAGCTCTGGAACAGAAAGTGATGACTCCACA gTTCGTTCAGTAAGATTCAATAAGTTAGCTGAAGTAAGGCACATGTCAGAAAATGATGCAACAGAAGCTTTACTTGCTAGGCTTTCATATCAAGCTAGTATGAGAGCTAGTGAAATAGCTAAAAGGGCAGCAATTCGTTTGCCTGTAGTGAGGGTAGCTAAGATTGctctcattttttgtttattg tggtttGTAGCCAACTACACATACCAAGTAGCCCTATCAGAAACAGAAGCTGGTATTGTGAATGTTTTGTCATCCACTTCTAGCTTGTTTACGCTAGTTCTTGCCTCAATTTTTCCATCAAACAAAAGCGATAAGTTCACGCTATCTAAACTTGTTGCAGTTTGCCTCAGTATTACTGGAATA gtATTGGTAAGCTTCTCAGACCTTGCACTCGAATCTGCCAAGCTGCCATTCGGAGCAGTTTTATCACTATTTAGCGCATTTTTCTATGCTACTTACATTGTGTTTCTCAAAAGAAAAGTAGATCATGAAGATAAAATAGGCATTCCACTATTTTTCG gcTTTGTGGGTTTGTTCAACCTCATTCTGCTATGGCCGTTTTTTTTCGTTTTACATTACAGTAAACTGGAAACGTTTGAATGGCCTACAAGGGAGCAGTTGCTACTGTTATTCTTGAATGGGTTATTAGGAACAGTTATATCAGAAGCACTCTGGTTATG gGGCTGCTTTTTAACGTCTTCTCTAATGGCAACTGTTGCCATGAGTCTGACAATACCTATGACAATGTTGGCAGATGTACTTTTAAAAGAAGTACCATACCCAATACTCTTTTATACGGGCACGTTACCTGTCCTTGTCGCCTTTCTAGCTGTTACTATTCTTTCTCATTATGAGAATTGGGACCCCGTATTTGAACTACTACAATGTGCCTATCAACGTGTATGCAAAAGGAGTATAATAATTCG ATTCAAGGAAACTCCTTCTGAACAAACGGAAGCTCTAATAGGCATTAATAGTGAACATGAAGcataa
- the LOC130902139 gene encoding uncharacterized protein LOC130902139 isoform X3, translated as MKESENPKVTVNEDYVDLRNYNVDAPKKTSIRKKKSPRKKSKSPLRTFRIKNEGPRSEKDSNNSRLINCGLRNLVTSFNVNAGMYQNQATPRNKSCLSENSKVDYRSRRASLGVHDECLSLKSKSDLSVSNKKISVEHVCSSTPVFRSKKTNVVSGERVEPHKHKCTMTNKDDVENAKIVLPRKQRTRVRSRSKDFHITDSTQCVVDTPYENGRQSKEHLNMSVDPRLKEKYSILKMPCWKRSWTIPVFSRKGSMQNYNSTDNFDAQTYLYDEGSELDSLFVKKKSFFSKVFPVECLIVLSVMGAACGILLASLLIYIIYGNNVLQVFFKPREVPESSVKSYIKFIGGGLIYIITKLFRTLGDILSIPVHYAEEDFFRT; from the exons atgaaagaaAGTGAAAACCCAAAAGTTACAG TGAATGAAGACTATGTAGATTTGAGAAACTATAATGTTGATGCaccaaaaaaaacatcaat TAGAAAAAAGAAATCTCCTCGAAAGAAAAGTAAATCTCCATTGCGTACCTTCCGCATTAAAAATGAAGGTCCGCGTTCCGAAAAAGA TTCAAATAATTCCAGGTTAATAAATTGCGGTTTGAGAAACCTGGTTACTTCTTTCAACGTAAATGCTGGTATGTACCAAAACCAAGCGACGCCTAGAAATAAATCATGCTTAAGTGAAAACTCAAAAGTTGATTACAGATCTCGAAG aGCTTCACTCGGCGTTCATGATGAATGTCTAAGTTTAAAGTCCAAATCAGATTTATCTGTATCCAATAAAAAGATATCAGTTGAGCATGTATGTTCCAGCACCCCTGTTTTTCGCAG CAAAAAAACTAATGTCGTAAGTGGAGAAAGGGTTGAACCACATAAACATAAATGCACGATGACAAACAAGGACGATgtggaaaatgcaaaaattgTTCTTCCTCGTAAACAACGAACTCGTGTCAGATCCAGATCCAAAGATTTTCACATCACCGA TTCCACACAATGTGTTGTTGATACTCCATATGAAAATGGACGTCAATC gaAAGAGCATTTAAATATGTCTGTGGATCCCCGtctgaaagaaaaatattccatattgAAAATGCCCTGTTGGAAGCGATCGTGGACTATACCGGTATTTTCTAGAAAAGGGAGCATGCAAAATTATAATAGTACTGACAATTTTGATGCTCAAACGTATTTATATGACGAAGGCAGTGAATTAGATTCCTTGTttgtaaaaaagaaaagtttcttTTCTAAGG TATTTCCAGTCGAATGCCTAATTGTTTTATCTGTAATGGGCGCTGCTTGTGGAATTCTTTTAGCATCATTACTGATTTACATAATATATGGTAACAATGTACTGCAAGTTTTCTTCAAGCCCCGAGAAGTTCCAGAATCTTCAGTTAAATCGTACATTAAATTTATAGGAGGAggattaatttatattataacgaAGCTTTTTAGAACTCTAGGAGATATCTTGTCCATACCG GTACATTATGCCGAAGAAGATTTCTTTAGGACATAA
- the LOC130902139 gene encoding uncharacterized protein LOC130902139 isoform X1 produces the protein MKESENPKVTVNEDYVDLRNYNVDAPKKTSIRKKKSPRKKSKSPLRTFRIKNEGPRSEKDSNNSRLINCGLRNLVTSFNVNAGMYQNQATPRNKSCLSENSKVDYRSRRASLGVHDECLSLKSKSDLSVSNKKISVEHVCSSTPVFRSKKTNVVSGERVEPHKHKCTMTNKDDVENAKIVLPRKQRTRVRSRSKDFHITDSTQCVVDTPYENGRQSKEHLNMSVDPRLKEKYSILKMPCWKRSWTIPVFSRKGSMQNYNSTDNFDAQTYLYDEGSELDSLFVKKKSFFSKVFPVECLIVLSVMGAACGILLASLLIYIIYGNNVLQVFFKPREVPESSVKSYIKFIGGGLIYIITKLFRTLGDILSIPVQQKYEPQDPFRWKTDTW, from the exons atgaaagaaAGTGAAAACCCAAAAGTTACAG TGAATGAAGACTATGTAGATTTGAGAAACTATAATGTTGATGCaccaaaaaaaacatcaat TAGAAAAAAGAAATCTCCTCGAAAGAAAAGTAAATCTCCATTGCGTACCTTCCGCATTAAAAATGAAGGTCCGCGTTCCGAAAAAGA TTCAAATAATTCCAGGTTAATAAATTGCGGTTTGAGAAACCTGGTTACTTCTTTCAACGTAAATGCTGGTATGTACCAAAACCAAGCGACGCCTAGAAATAAATCATGCTTAAGTGAAAACTCAAAAGTTGATTACAGATCTCGAAG aGCTTCACTCGGCGTTCATGATGAATGTCTAAGTTTAAAGTCCAAATCAGATTTATCTGTATCCAATAAAAAGATATCAGTTGAGCATGTATGTTCCAGCACCCCTGTTTTTCGCAG CAAAAAAACTAATGTCGTAAGTGGAGAAAGGGTTGAACCACATAAACATAAATGCACGATGACAAACAAGGACGATgtggaaaatgcaaaaattgTTCTTCCTCGTAAACAACGAACTCGTGTCAGATCCAGATCCAAAGATTTTCACATCACCGA TTCCACACAATGTGTTGTTGATACTCCATATGAAAATGGACGTCAATC gaAAGAGCATTTAAATATGTCTGTGGATCCCCGtctgaaagaaaaatattccatattgAAAATGCCCTGTTGGAAGCGATCGTGGACTATACCGGTATTTTCTAGAAAAGGGAGCATGCAAAATTATAATAGTACTGACAATTTTGATGCTCAAACGTATTTATATGACGAAGGCAGTGAATTAGATTCCTTGTttgtaaaaaagaaaagtttcttTTCTAAGG TATTTCCAGTCGAATGCCTAATTGTTTTATCTGTAATGGGCGCTGCTTGTGGAATTCTTTTAGCATCATTACTGATTTACATAATATATGGTAACAATGTACTGCAAGTTTTCTTCAAGCCCCGAGAAGTTCCAGAATCTTCAGTTAAATCGTACATTAAATTTATAGGAGGAggattaatttatattataacgaAGCTTTTTAGAACTCTAGGAGATATCTTGTCCATACCG GTCCAGCAAAAGTATGAACCCCAAGACCCTTTTAGGTGGAAAACAGATACTTGGTAG
- the LOC130902139 gene encoding uncharacterized protein LOC130902139 isoform X2, with amino-acid sequence MKESENPKVTVNEDYVDLRNYNVDAPKKTSIRKKKSPRKKSKSPLRTFRIKNEGPRSEKELINCGLRNLVTSFNVNAGMYQNQATPRNKSCLSENSKVDYRSRRASLGVHDECLSLKSKSDLSVSNKKISVEHVCSSTPVFRSKKTNVVSGERVEPHKHKCTMTNKDDVENAKIVLPRKQRTRVRSRSKDFHITDSTQCVVDTPYENGRQSKEHLNMSVDPRLKEKYSILKMPCWKRSWTIPVFSRKGSMQNYNSTDNFDAQTYLYDEGSELDSLFVKKKSFFSKVFPVECLIVLSVMGAACGILLASLLIYIIYGNNVLQVFFKPREVPESSVKSYIKFIGGGLIYIITKLFRTLGDILSIPVQQKYEPQDPFRWKTDTW; translated from the exons atgaaagaaAGTGAAAACCCAAAAGTTACAG TGAATGAAGACTATGTAGATTTGAGAAACTATAATGTTGATGCaccaaaaaaaacatcaat TAGAAAAAAGAAATCTCCTCGAAAGAAAAGTAAATCTCCATTGCGTACCTTCCGCATTAAAAATGAAGGTCCGCGTTCCGAAAAAGA GTTAATAAATTGCGGTTTGAGAAACCTGGTTACTTCTTTCAACGTAAATGCTGGTATGTACCAAAACCAAGCGACGCCTAGAAATAAATCATGCTTAAGTGAAAACTCAAAAGTTGATTACAGATCTCGAAG aGCTTCACTCGGCGTTCATGATGAATGTCTAAGTTTAAAGTCCAAATCAGATTTATCTGTATCCAATAAAAAGATATCAGTTGAGCATGTATGTTCCAGCACCCCTGTTTTTCGCAG CAAAAAAACTAATGTCGTAAGTGGAGAAAGGGTTGAACCACATAAACATAAATGCACGATGACAAACAAGGACGATgtggaaaatgcaaaaattgTTCTTCCTCGTAAACAACGAACTCGTGTCAGATCCAGATCCAAAGATTTTCACATCACCGA TTCCACACAATGTGTTGTTGATACTCCATATGAAAATGGACGTCAATC gaAAGAGCATTTAAATATGTCTGTGGATCCCCGtctgaaagaaaaatattccatattgAAAATGCCCTGTTGGAAGCGATCGTGGACTATACCGGTATTTTCTAGAAAAGGGAGCATGCAAAATTATAATAGTACTGACAATTTTGATGCTCAAACGTATTTATATGACGAAGGCAGTGAATTAGATTCCTTGTttgtaaaaaagaaaagtttcttTTCTAAGG TATTTCCAGTCGAATGCCTAATTGTTTTATCTGTAATGGGCGCTGCTTGTGGAATTCTTTTAGCATCATTACTGATTTACATAATATATGGTAACAATGTACTGCAAGTTTTCTTCAAGCCCCGAGAAGTTCCAGAATCTTCAGTTAAATCGTACATTAAATTTATAGGAGGAggattaatttatattataacgaAGCTTTTTAGAACTCTAGGAGATATCTTGTCCATACCG GTCCAGCAAAAGTATGAACCCCAAGACCCTTTTAGGTGGAAAACAGATACTTGGTAG
- the LOC130902141 gene encoding 40S ribosomal protein S17, translating to MGRVRTKTVKKASKVIIEKYYTRLTLDFHTNKRICEEIAIIPTKPLRNKIAGFVTHLMKRLRHSQVRGISIKLQEEERERRDNYVPEVSALEHDIIEVDPDTKEMLKMLDFNNINGLQLTQPATNTFNRRS from the exons atgGGTCGTGTACGTACAAAGACAGTGAAAAAAGCTTCtaaagtaattattgaaaagtaCTACACTCGCCTGACATTAGATTTCCACACCAATAAACGTATTTGTGAGGAAATTGCTATTATTCCCACAAAACCCCTTCGTAACAAAATTGCCGGATTTGTTACACATTTGATGAAACGTCTCAGACATTCTCAA GTACGTGGAATTTCTATTAAATTACAAGAAGAAGAACGTGAAAGACGTGATAACTATGTACCAGAAGTTTCTGCTCTGGAACACGACATTATTGAAGTTGATCCAGACACcaaggaaatgttgaaaatgctGGATTTCAATAACATTAATGGTCTTCAACTCACACAACCTGCTACAAATACATTCAATAGGCGTTCTTAA
- the LOC130902134 gene encoding 3-hydroxy-3-methylglutaryl-coenzyme A reductase-like has translation MLIMYKIFSLYGELCATHPWEVIFTIIAFTTCFLTLDKPHTIKPNTLSSSCTTCTEDHFVAADIVVMTIIRCLAILYSYHQFRNLQKLGSKYILGFAGLFVVFSSFVFTSAVLNTLHIELSDLKDALFFFLLMIDMSKAAKLAQYALSASNQSEIKTNISRGVAVLGPTITLDTIVETLVIGMGTLSGVHRLEMLSYFACMSVIVNYVILLSFYPACLALMLDLSKITDNYLQHEDSNVLVDEKDKSNPAAQRVKLIMSIVLTIVHIYSRWTIQTENFNDVNGNKTDTPCTESSSIYGFLLKQFALSADHIVILVLLITLLVKFIYFENKDDFEHNNEFIVDTHKDNRLAKRQERTISSSVEVQTDEDIEKIFESSEPNSTRCLQDCLQLLRTDKAYELSDKEIINLVDTKHIPAYTLEKALKNPARGVKIRRQILQNMLKYKESINYLPYQSYDYSKVMGACCENVIGYVPVPVGIAGPLVLDNKCFYIPMATTEGCLVASTNRGCRAIEKNGVKSRIVADGMTRGPVIRFISIVTATEALQWSKKEENFLILKNAFDSTSRYARLLKITTHMAGRYLFIRFVAETGDAMGMNMISKGTEKALSAMKLHFPDMEVLSLSGNVCTDKKPSGINWIEGRGKSVVCEAIIPDHVVSSVLKTTSSAMVDLNISKNLIGSAVAGSIGGFNAHAANIVTAIFIATGQDAAQNVSSSNCLTIMEPWGENGEDLYISCTMPSIEIGTIGGGTILPAQQASLKILGVAGPNETSPGDNAKQLARIVCGTVLAGELSLMAALASGHLVKSHLKYNRSYNSRDNSSLSRDLYGSSCDSTKIT, from the exons atGTTGATAATGTataagatattttctttatatggaGAATTATGTGCTACGCATCCATGGGAagttatttttactattatagCATTTACGACATGTTTTTTAACATTGGATAAACCCCATACAATAAAACCTAATACATTATCTTCATCATGTACTACATGCACCGAAGACCATTTTGTAGCTGCCGATATAGTAGTAATGACAATAATTAGATGTCTTGCTATTCTTTACAGCTATCATCAATTTAGAAATCTGCAGAAATTAggatcaaaatatattttag GTTTTGCTGGactttttgttgtattttcaaGCTTTGTTTTTACATCTGCAGTACTAAATACACTCCACATTGAATTATCAGATTTAAAAGATgctttattcttctttttattgATGATTGATATGTCAAAAGCTGCCAAATTGGCTCAATATGCACTCTCTGCATCGAATCAAAGtgaaattaaaactaatatatCACGGGGAGTTGCAGTTTTGGGACCTACTATAACATTGGATACTATTGTAGAAACGTTAGTAATAGGAATGGGTACACTATCGGGTGTTCACCGCTTAGAAATGCTTTCCTATTTTGCTTGTATGTCAGTAATTgttaattatgttattttattatcattttatccAGCATGTCTTGCTCTAATGTTGGATTTAAGTAAAATTACTGATAATTACTTGCAACATGAAGACAGTAATGTACTGGTAGATGAGAAAGATAAATCAAATCCAGCTGCCCAGAGAGTGAAATTGATAATGTCTATTGTACTCACAATAGTTCATATTTACAGTCGTTGGACAATACAAACAGAAAACTTTAATGATGTTAATGGCAACAAGACAGATACTCCTTGTACTGAAAGTAGTTCAATTTACgggtttttattaaaacaatttgcATTAAGTGCCGACCATATAGTAATTTTAGTGTTATTAATAACTCTGttagttaaatttatttatttcgaaaataaggATGATTTTGAACACAATAATGAATTTATAGTTGATACACATAAAGATAACAGATTGGCAAAAAGGCAAGAAAGAACGATTTCTAGTAGTGTAGAAGTCCAAACTgatgaagatattgaaaaaatatttgaatcttcAGAACCAAATTCTACTCGATGTTTACAAGACTGTCTGCAGTTACTGCGAACTGATAAAGCTTATGAGCTTTCTGATAAAGAAATTATCAATCTAGTAGATACTAAACATATTCCTGCATATACCTTAGAAAAAGCACTGAAAAATCCAGCAAGAGGCGTTAAAATTAGGAGacaaatacttcaaaatatgtTGAAGTATAAAGaatctattaattatttacCTTATCAGAGTTATGATTATAGCAAGGTAATGGGTGCATGTTGTGAAAATGTAATAGGTTATGTTCCTGTACCTGTGGGGATTGCTGGACCTCTTGTTTTAGACAATAAATGTTTCTACATTCCAATGGCAACAACTGAAGGCTGCTTAGTAGCTAGTACAAATAGAG GCTGTAGggcaattgaaaaaaatggagtaAAAAGCAGAATAGTAGCTGATGGTATGACTAGAGGACCTGTTATTAGATTTATATCAATAGTAACTGCCACAGAAGCACTACAATGGTCCAAAaaggaagaaaattttttaattttgaagaatGCATTTGATTCAACAAGTAGATATGCTAGACTTCTTAAAATTACCACACATATGGCTGGACGCTATCTTTTTATTAG ATTTGTAGCTGAAACAGGAGATGCAATGGGCATGAATATGATCTCGAAAGGTACTGAGAAAGCTCTCAGTGCAATGAAATTACACTTTCCAGATATGGAAGTATTGAGTTTAAGTGGAAATGTATGTACTGATAAAAAACCATCTGGGATAAATTGGATAGAAGGCAGAGGAAAATCTGTAGTTTGTGAAGCAATTATTCCCGATCATGTTGTTTCATCTGTTCTGAAAACAACCAGTTCAGCAATGgttgatttgaatatttcaaaaaatttaattggcTCAGCAGTTGCTGGTAGTATAG GTGGTTTTAATGCCCACGCAGCTAATATAGTAACTGCTATCTTTATAGCTACGGGTCAAGATGCTGCACAAAATGTCTCAAGTAGTAATTGTTTGACGATTATGGAACCTTGGGGTGAAAATGGCGAGGATCTATATATATCGTGCACAATGCCTTCCATAGAAATAGGAACTATTGGAGGTGGCACAATCCTACCTGCTCAGCAAGCCTCTCTAAAAATATTAGGCGTAGCTGGTCCCAATGAAACTTCACCAGGAGACAATGCCAAACAACTTGCTAGAATAGTATGTGGAACTGTATTAGCGGGAGAATTGTCGTTAATGGCGGCATTAGCTAGTGGACACTTAGTGAAGAGCCATTTGAAGTACAATAGGTCTTACAACAGTAGAGATAATTCAAGTTTAAGTAGAGATCTTTATGGGAGCTCATGTGATTCGACAAAAATAACTTAG